From one Electrophorus electricus isolate fEleEle1 chromosome 20, fEleEle1.pri, whole genome shotgun sequence genomic stretch:
- the lrrn2 gene encoding leucine-rich repeat neuronal protein 2, with amino-acid sequence MKMKEITMVFMHIHLLFGVAGSLVIHSMPWRVPCPHQCVCQIKPWYSPQSVYREAPTVDCNDLLLTQLPTALPTETQTLRLQSNLISSVDKNELQGLANLTELDLSHNSFISTHNLRITDLPTLLSLHMEENQLRRLPEAAFSGLPSLQELYLNHNRIRSVSPGAFKGLNNLLRLHLNSNHLVIVDRRWFHALPQLEVLMIGGNPVDTIQDLNFKPLGSLRSLVLAGMGLREISERALEGLLNLESISFYDNHLTKVPKEALQKLPGLKFLDLNKNPIQLVQRGDFRDMLHLKELGLNNMEELVSIEQSAMENLPELTKLEITNNPRLSYIHPQAFRKLPSMESLMLNSNALSALHRQTVQSLPSLQEISLHTNPIRCDCLIRWVGAEGDKPVRFIEPQSTFCSEPPELKARKVKEVSFREMADSCLPLIAPSMFPSYIQVKHGDNIALHCRALAEPEPRIYWVIPKGLKLTHSVSFGRYQLLTEGTLEIFGVTPEEAGFYTCVAQNLVGADTRSLTLKVEGASRVHTTSPQRSGDNLAVRDIKERYALLSWQAGHNVPAARLSWMANSSLEGHHRHSIRILAGTRGFNLTRLQPGTHYNVCLHMGPNDTSCVHLRTKEVLSPAPSPDLTPAVLLAVAALLLLLVARACQGGTALNWKVQALELEKPPTCMLTKETKAFMDPAGPLKKPVQQNGNKTLSEHCGKEVGNAQVCHDAQEPTKEAC; translated from the coding sequence atgaaaatgaaagagattACAATGgttttcatgcatattcatcTCCTCTTTGGAGTTGCTGGCTCTCTTGTTATTCACTCCATGCCATGGAGGGTACCCTGCcctcaccagtgtgtgtgtcaaatcAAGCCCTGGTACTCGCCTCAATCAGTGTACAGAGAGGCTCCTACAGTTGACTGCAATGATCTGCTGCTGACGCAGCTACCCACCGCCCTCCCTACAGAGACTCAGACTCTAAGGCTGCAGAGTAACCTCATCAGCTCAGTGGACAAGAACGAACTCCAGGGTCTTGCAAATCTGACTGAGTTGGATCTCTCGCACAACAGTTTCATCAGTACCCATAACCTAAGAATCACTGACCTGCCAACTCTTCTCAGCCTTCACATGGAGGAAAATCAGCTAAGACGCTTGCCTGAAGCTGCTTTCTCTGGCCTACCCAGCCTTCAGGAGTTGTATCTCAATCACAACCGAATTAGGAGCGTCTCTCCTGGAGCTTTCAAAGGTTTAAATAATCTTCTGAGACTTCATCTCAACTCTAATCATCTTGTGATAGTTGACAGGCGCTGGTTCCATGCTCTGCCTCAATTGGAAGTCCTCATGATCGGAGGAAATCCAGTGGACACAATCCAAGATCTCAATTTCAAACCTCTGGGATCTTTGCGTAGCCTGGTCCTGGCAGGCATGGGCTTGCGTGAGATCTCAGAACGAGCTCTAGAGGGGCTTCTGAACTTGGAGAGCATTAGCTTCTATGACAACCACCTGACCAAAGTTCCAAAAGAGGCACTGCAGAAACTGCCAGGCCTAAAATTCCTGGACCTGAACAAGAATCCAATCCAACTGGTGCAGAGAGGAGACTTCAGGGACATGCTTCACCTGAAGGAGCTTGGTTTAAACAACATGGAGGAGTTGGTCTCCATTGAGCAATCAGCAATGGAAAACCTGCCTGAGCTTACCAAGCTGGAAATTACCAACAATCCACGACTGTCATACATCCACCCTCAGGCTTTCCGGAAGCTTCCAAGTATGGAAAGTCTGATGCTCAATAGTAATGCATTGAGTGCACTGCATCGCCAGACTGTGCAGTCTCTGCCAAGCTTACAAGAGATCAGCCTACACACCAACCCGATTCGCTGTGACTGCCTCATTCGCTGGGTTGGAGCAGAGGGTGACAAACCGGTCCGCTTCATTGAACCTCAGTCTACATTCTGCTCAGAGCCCCCCGAATTAAAAGCCAGGAAAGTGAAAGAAGTCTCCTTTAGAGAGATGGCAGATAGCTGCTTGCCTTTGATTGCCCCAAGCATGTTTCCATCGTACATTCAAGTCAAACATGGGGATAACATAGCTCTACACTGCCGTGCACTGGCAGAACCAGAGCCACGAATCTACTGGGTGATTCCAAAGGGTTTGAAGTTAACTCACTCCGTTAGCTTTGGACGATACCAGCTTCTAACAGAAGGCACTCTGGAGATTTTTGGGGTCACTCCAGAGGAGGCCGGGTTTTACACTTGTGTTGCACAGAACCTGGTTGGGGCAGACACGAGGAGCTTGACACTAAAAGTGGAAGGAGCAAGCAGGGTTCACACGACAAGTCCTCAAAGAAGCGGAGACAACCTTGCGGTGCGAGATATCAAAGAGCGATATGCACTGCTCAGTTGGCAGGCTGGCCACAACGTTCCTGCTGCCCGGCTCTCTTGGATGGCCAACAGCAGCCTGGAAGGTCATCACAGGCATAGCATTCGAATACTGGCTGGCACTAGGGGCTTCAACCTCACGCGTCTCCAACCCGGAACCCATTACAACGTTTGTCTGCATATGGGGCCAAACGACACCTCCTGTGTCCATCTCAGGACTAAGGAGGTGCTCTCGCCAGCTCCTTCGCCAGACCTAACTCCCGCAGTCCTCCTGGCTGTGGCAGCTCTGCTCCTCCTTCTGGTGGCCAGGGCTTGTCAAGGGGGAACGGCGCTCAACTGGAAAGTGCAGGCACTGGAGTTGGAGAAACCTCCTACCTGCATGTTGACCAAGGAGACAAAGGCATTCATGGATCCAGCAGGGCCTCTGAAGAAGCCAGTTCAGCAGAATGGAAATAAAACGTTGTCAGAGCACTGTGGAAAGGAGGTCGGTAATGCTCAGGTGTGCCACGATGCACAGGAGCCAACAAAAGAAGCATGTTGA